The genomic window ATCAGATTCAATGAACTTGATGACACATACATGGATCTTCAAGTGAATGTTCAGCTGACCGAATTCATTCCCCAAaacagcataatgccgttcacacttggagttcacacccatgtctattcagttggccatgttcacacctaaaggactcttcaaggctgacttttcacacttattttggccattcacgttctcctttaatgctggtatttttttcagcaagagttgcatcttaatgagctcatttaagctcattggccgaacctagctgctgccatgcacctttccaagcattccaagttcatttgcttagtcaagaagctgcctattggacttcaatcagctgaatttagctacaacaacttaatgcttcaattctagaattttctagcttaatttgcttagccatgaagatgaccattcggctagctagtacttagtctataaatagtttgctatttcattttgtgaggggactttttgtcaaatttttgaatgaactattgttcttgtgaggttacctcctctcttctttcgttcgagtctcgaagcgacttatctagcttgctagtggtgtcaatccgaactccattgaacttatcaccgaatcggtgtggcgttcaaccatatttttatacctttggttcttacctctatataggtattgggtcaaggttcgcttctatccttccacaaatttcaccttaagcaatataagtcccggggtaatactttacatagtattgaatcgttcttaatacttaagttcatttttttcatctccatcctatttattaaatataaactttatttctttttcttattaaaccgaacctacaaaatatccgaatttagcctatcttttgaacccttttaaaagtcttccgcttaaactgaaaacaatcttcatcttaaaacaatttcgaacgaacttctcgttgacgatcgggcaactttgtgacacgactcgattaacctgggccggatcacatcatttggtatcagagctactaaaacgaggagtaccgatgttcgtattaggccgcaagtaggttcgaaacgtgaaaaagaaatcaaaaaaaaaattttgagttgtaattttttttcccttgtatttagcttactattgtattggagtaacaaaaaaatcaaaaaaaaaatcgaaaaaaaaaaattgattgaaaaaaaaaaaggtgaccaaaaaaaaaatcaagttaaaaaaaaagtgaaaagtcttgcgagtttttatttttattttttttctctcttatttgctccgatcatcaagtttcccttcctaccattatttacccatcccaacgccacacttagccttgattttattttgtttagcctaccttacacccacatcattcctttgtaacctattttgaaaccgaccctcaagcagcaaattaagtctatcgagacgaattacgaaattgtgagacgaggtcgagaggtaaaaggcacgtgtgtttttacatcaaagaaaaagcctagaagagtgtaaacacgagtgcgagtgaaaatcattatttctttgtgagagattggtgaggattttgaattggtgaggttcatttactatttattctatctttcgattttcgaacattttcttgaatcatgtctcaagaagaattctctatcgatgaatttcaatacttggtgaacgagatgggccgaatattggaggaaaaactaagcccattaaaaagacgtttggaccgagtggaggaaaaagcccgacggaagcaaactacaccgagtcgagaaatagagttaagtgcatcacgacgacattattcgagaagagacacatatcaagactcctattcaacaaggctttcgagaccgcgagaagaaaacttcgagtcaaaaatcactcgagatgagcgagaaaggacgagctattcctcgtatgcttcaaagaagtccttcccaaaggattgttctcaaagaaatggacgagaagcttatgaaaatattttctctttctttgagccaaatgattatctctttgattctttcgtgtcatccacacattgtagtgaaaaagaaaaagaaatcaaaatagtgagtgaaaaagaaaatgaagaaaagaaaattgaaaaagaaattgagattgagaaaaaaattgaaaaagaaaaagatgttgaagaagaaacgagagaaaatgaagatagtgagcgagaacaagaaaaggagaacgaaattttaactaacccccgtgatgtttgtttttgttctgttccttcttttcaggttccgacaaatctttgtgacgaatatcaacttcaatatcttcctaacgagcgacgtttttgcatgaccaaaaaaggtaaggatgaagttgaaatcaaaccacacgagcttgaaggtaagcgaggtaaggaagttttaaaaaccgagtcatggccatcaagtttgaaagttgttgaaaatgactttgttttaaaaaaattctcttattttcattcgattaatttctattctttgaatgtggttgatgttgttcggtacgaacgacaaactaaagatttggttttgcatgatgacggtatttcacgaaaggcgattaaattcttcatttgtgacaattttgtgcaccaattaacgctttgtggaaaatccatgaatttgtgcaagtatgaattgatgaatgtaaaaagttttaattgtttgtccctgtgtatgcaaaaatcccattggtttaacgtgtttggtttaatgaaatttttgctacattttggcatgaatactcaaaatcaagtttttaaacccggaatctattttggttcgttttatgggaaagtcaagcttcatcaattttgtgtgaacaatttctattgttttgataattgggtgttgaataaggaactgaggtatgaaaaatttgatttcaatttaaattcattccttaatccatttttgtggttgtatttgaagttcgcatttcatttcgttaaggttaattcagccacagagattcgactagactacatttccgaggagagaagatttatgatgattgacaaaggtaaaaatgatccttgtttttccatccctcgaggtaaacaaggtatgatttaccataactttaaaatttctctgccctattcggttggtaataaaatttttgttgaagaattggttgttgcaaggaatttaaattgtgatgtgtttaactgttcagctttatttaaaaatgatctttgttttactacttttaaaggtaaggctcatgaactttttgaaacatcgttgttctctttaggtggtgccaaagattgttttgttgatttgattcgttattcacatattggttatgacttgtggaaacgatttgagacatttgaatgccttagaacatgttcattttcatttcgaataattgacgaggcattaacgagtacattagtttgtttgcatggttgtgaacatgttgttttgcatccgtccactcccatgggatttcttattctattttgcttgcatttggattacaaatttatttgaaaccatttttgttaactcatggttattcctttcagttgtcccaattccaatccatcccgttcgaccgaggaaagctaagtaaaagttgctgcgatcgaatgaaccaatggctcgatttggggacaaatcgctttaaagagggaggggatgatacggccacgcctcgggcacacttttggaccagctccctaagcattgcttgcaaatccatgcaagctgaaatagttcaatttcttttcgttgagctccgtttagctcgtttccagctcactcgagctcaagtcagctcaatcgagctcaatttagcttctttccagctcgttaattttattatttgaataatttgagtgatagttttattttaattatttttactacagctcataactgaattttctagctcaattcagctcatcaagaattttgactatcattgagctagccgaatttattattaattatattttatttatgtctttattttaatttgttaaatatgtcttgatattatttaatttaagctgaatgtaccttgaatctaatttgtttatatcttttgtaggtacatccacatgtgggaacacaattaatgaggattcatgaacatttctggttcaatgtatgttcgggtacatgcatgactacctacaacgaatggttgccttaaagatgatgcatgaatgattcaatacaatgaatggaagagtgcatgaatatccacctacatgcatcggtggctgaccattgaatttcctatgcacctattcggccaaaagatatcttttgaagtgtccattcacaccttggccgaatctagacaaagctattggcatcccatgcattcatcagccctcaagtgagccgaatttggaagagacATTTAGCAAGGTGCATTCACATCAGATTCAATGAACTTGATGACACATACATGGATCTTCAAGTGAATGTTCAGCTGACCGAATTCATTCCCCAAaacagcataatgccgttcacacttggagttcacacccatgtctattcagttggccatgttcacacctaaaggactcttcaaggctgacttttcacacttattttggccattcacgttctcctttaatgctggtatttttttcagcaagagttgcatcttaatgagctcatttaagctcattggccgaacctagctgctgccatgcacctttccaagcattccaagttcatttgcttagtcaagaagctgcctattggacttcaatcagctgaatttagctacaacaacttaatgcttcaattctagaattttctagcttaatttgcttagccatgaagatgaccattcggctagctagtacttagtctataaatagtttgctatttcattttgtgaggggactttttgtcaaatttttgaatgaactattgttcttgtgaggttacctcctctcttctttcattcgagtctcgaagcgacttatctagcttgctagtggtgtcaatccaaactccattgaacttatcaccgaatcggtgtggcgttcaaccatatttttatacctttggttcttacctctatataggtattgggtcaaggttcgcttctatccttccacaaatttcaccttaagcaatataagtcccggggtaatactttacatagtattgaatcgttcttaatacttaagttcatttttttcatctccatcctatttattaaatataaactttatttcttttcttattaaaccgaacctacaaaatatccgaatttagcctatcttttgaacccttttaaaagtcttccgcttaaactgaaaacaatcttcatcttaaaacaatttcgaacgaacttctcgtcgacgatcgggcaactttgtgacacgactcgattaacctgggccggatcacatcatattgaggaaagaaactttgtatgctaatttaaagaaatgtgaattttgcactaacaaggttgtgtttttaggtttcattgttagttcggagggccttgaagtcgatcaagagaaggtcaaggcgatccaagaatggccccgtccgacgaatgtctcccaagtccgaagtttccatggattagcaagtttttaccgtcgattcgtgccaaacttcagcaccttagccgcacccttgactggagttattcgtaagaattccaacttcgtttggggagaggaacaagaaaaatcctttttgaaaattaaagattgtctaactcatgcaccgttattagctttgcctaattttgataaaaccttcgagttagaatgtgatgcctcaggtttaggcattggagccgtgttgatgcaagatggacggcctattgcctattttagcgagaaactcaatggtgccgtcttaaactatccgacttatgacaaggagctctattcgttgattcgagccttagagacgtggcaacactatctttggcccaaagaattcgtcatacataccgatcacgaatccttgaagtacttaaagggtcaacacaagttgaataagcggcatgctaagtgggtagaatttctcgaatcttttccatatgttattaaatataaaaaaggtaaggaaaacgtagtggctgatgcactatctcgaaggtatgcgttgttaaatattttggatgctaagttaatggggtttgtatttcttaaagatttatatgtcaacgatgctgactttagtgaattctttaggttatgcgcaaagggagcttacgagaagtattatcgacatgatgggtacttgttccgagaaggaaagctttgtataccccaaggttccgtacgagaagtgttgatcgaagaatctcatagtggaggattaatggggcacttcggagctgcaaagacgttagccatgctcaacgaacatttcttttggcctaagatgcgacgagatgtcgaacgattttgtaatcgatgcattgcatgcaaacgggctaagtcacgaattaagccccatggtttgtataagccattgcctattcccgaaaccccttggtctgatatctcaatggatttcgtgctaggtttaccgaggagtaaaaatggccgagattcaatatttgtggttgtagataggttctcaaaaatggctcattttatagcatgtcataaaactgatgatgccgtgaatattgctaatttatttttcaaagaagtggtcaggttgcatggcatgcctaggacgattgtgtccgaccgagacgcgaagtttcttagccatttttggaggacactatgggggcgccttggaacgaagttgctgttttcaaccacttgccatccgcaaacggacggccaaaccgaagtggtcaatcggattttgtctacattgcttcgagctatcatccggaaaaatttaaaggcttgggaagaatgtttaccacatgtggagtttgcgtataatcgagctattcactcagctaccaaatattctccttttgaaatcgtttatggtttcaatccgttaacaccatttgatttaatgccattgcgttctaaccaatttgtgcatgtagatggaaagcgtaaagctgatttcgtcaagcaattgcaccaacgagttcgagaaaacattgaggcaaggaccaagaactatgaacaacatgctaacaaaggtcgtaaacgagttgtgttcgagccgggagattgggtgtggttgcatatgcgcaaggaaagatttcctatgcaacgacgatctaaactacttccgagaggggatggaccgtttcaagtccttgaacgaattaatgacaattcttataaattagacttgcctggtgaatataatgttagcgcgacttttaacgtttctgatttgtctccgtttgatgcagattccgatttgaggacaaatcgttctgaagaggaggggaatgatgtgagcttgcctacgaaccaaatggagaacgaacaagaagctattaagctgcccattggtccaataacgcgagctagagctaaacgatttaaagttgctattttagcattggtggaacagattgaggaaaatgaaagcaaagagcttaaagacgagctgaatattttcaacttctttgaagttgaaattcgttctagctaattaaattgctgctggattttaaaccatttaaataagcatttaattaagtcttattacagcttattaatatgtttttatttaatataagtgtttaatatgtcttaatttagttacattaaagatgtcttgatttcatttagtttgtctaaattattacatgtcttaaatctgttcaaccgaatttgtgtcatgctttattaatatttaagttgtttcaatgttaaattaggatgttcacattatgtatttacttagttcagcttaatttgattgaaattaattaagttcatgtgtgtttttaggtacagccgaatttgaagattcattgggcagattcatgcatgaagattcaatggatgtgaagatgcatgcatgttgggttcaatgcaccaaatgatacatgcatggactatattaaagatggtgtgctgattgttgaagttctctaagtgaccattcggccaaaagagatgattttccattctccaaagctgccatttatttccttcacattgctgggtacattgtggctattcggttcatgatgttcacaccttatggtcattcaaaaccgtccattcacacttccaaatgattgttcaagttgctaattaatgatggtaatttttcagcaagagttgcttcattattgaccttattaaactccattggccgaatgtagctgctgccaattttccaagttcgttgaagctcttccttggtctatattcagccgaacattgattcaagaccattcatggatcttagctcaaaattagttcaatgtttacttagtttttaagtattgaacttgactattcggctactagtcacttaagctataaatagttcttgaatttcttgtaaaaggactttttgccaaatttctgaatgaaatataattttagtgagaaattcactctctttattctccaaagctcaaattgacttatcttcaacgagtggcgtcaatctgactttgttcgaacttatcacccattggtgtggcgttcttcataccgtaggttcctattttgctaaatagagggtctcggtttttatcctatttccatttctttctttgaaaaccttaagcccgggtccttatttgataataagggttcgatcttgtttcatcgaattacccagcaaacaacaacccatcaaactcctttgttcctaaagccatccaacttcaaacaccaagacttgaatttgattcaattccgacactacctaatttcgatcgggaaagattacgactcgtctttacatccaaaacgagctcgtatcaggaacgaccaatatccacttgggccgagatgaaggccgtgatgcgacgtcgtttcattccctcctactatcatcgggaactctatcaaatgcttcaaaatctcactcaaggttcaaagagtgttgaggattacttcaaggagatggaagtggccatgattcgagctgatacgagcacgccccgcgaacttcatggaacaagtctgtcaagcagagcattgacatgttggcaagtcgatcccagctcgtttccagctccacgagctccgtctagctcaaatccagcttattcaagctcgatccaacttgcctgagctaaaccgagctcactcctagctcatatttagctcacgagctaaaccttagctcaacttcagcttaggagtttagcctcagctcaactttagctcacgagctaaagcttagctcattttagttttaactcggttttgtctttaatacattaaataaaaatttgcacatattcatttaagcattaaacttgtcttatattaatatttgttattaatatatcattgtcattatataaattgattttgttcacatagccgaattaatgcatgacattaatgtgttcacatcatgccgaatttatgagtgttcatgagatgtcttaatgacttgtttatttcatgtaggtacattcctttggatggtacaatgtatgaatgaagaaacatctcttttgggcattccacacttatgaatgaagaagtattaaatgctggtgcatgtacggctagatgcaatgtttctacaaattcatgcatgtgtcgaatgcatgtatggacattaaaggctagtccatgaatggatcaaatgcatgggatgatagaatgcatgaatggcttaagtgcatgtatggtggctgtctcttaactttccaaggcacttattcggccaagaagtagctgctaactaattctatgttgaccatagagctccttgaacatgttcacactttgaattgacctataggctactacacatgcatggatgggttcaagaacgtccaagggaaggaattaactcaataattcaacacattgattgaattaagtgcatgcacaaaggggagaacgaatttactaggttcatgctaccatttatgaacttacatgccattaaagtgtttaattgtgaagatacatggtccatacaagtgcatgaacgtcccaaggagatgaatgcaaccttttggtgcacatacaagtcacttgaagcctttctttatgactaagcattcatgcacaaactaagggggaagaaagtgtccattcagctagtgcatgaatctgccgaatttatgaactattttaatacattagtgtgaacatttttattattgtgtgaacacctagatgccgaatttgaatggtcatctatgtgcctataaatatttgttttctttcatttgtaaaggacttttgacttttgatcatttgaatgaactttgttcaaagagtgagttttctcctctctaaattcgtacgagtttcgatctgacttatctagcgtgctagtggcgtctatcgttctcttttgaacttatcaccttgctttggtgtggcgttcaaccttctacaattccgcaatcccaccttgaaccgaataaaaattggggtgacacttttagtgttgaatcgtttctggtgtttaagctcatttatccattccaccgactatcctagattttacccaactataatatctttttacaaaaccgagccttcatttatcaacttccatttttcttatttttatacttaaatcgagcctactacccttataaatttaccatcaccttagccaacctttaaaaccatttgaaagcttccgcatctttagccttatttcatcctat from Gossypium hirsutum isolate 1008001.06 chromosome D12, Gossypium_hirsutum_v2.1, whole genome shotgun sequence includes these protein-coding regions:
- the LOC121224481 gene encoding uncharacterized protein: AIEFSDYAIIWWDQLTLSRRRNGERPVSTWAEMKAIMRKRFIPAYYHRELYQKLQSLTQGQRSVEDYYKEMEVAMIRADVEEDREATMARFLTGLNRDIANIVELHHYVEVIDMVHMAIKVEKQLKRKGTSRTFSNTSSMPRWGQGTNKRDIPSRNKEVSGATKFNKPIAETSKGKMEAQPSRSRDIKCFKCLGRGHIASQCPNRNVMFVRDDGEIESESEQEKEAIEQTKDEEDVEQAENGEILVVKRSLTLQGAENNQQRENIFHTRCQVQGKICCVIIDGGSCTNVASSMMVEKLGLATIKHPHPYKLQWLNDGGELKVTKQVLISFTIGKYQDEVMCDVVPMHAGHLLLGRPWQFDKREFRDVFPEEIPSGLPPIRGIEHQIDLVPGAAIPNRPAYWSNPEETKELQKQVNELLEKGYVRKSLSPCAVPVLLVPKKDGTWRMCVDCRFIVSSEGLEVDQEKVKAIQEWPRPTNVSQVRSFHGLASFYRRFVPNFSTLAAPLTGVIRKNSNFVWGEEQEKSFLKIKDCLTHAPLLALPNFDKTFELECDASGLGIGAVLMQDGRPIAYFSEKLNGAVLNYPTYDKELYSLIRALETWQHYLWPKEFVIHTDHESLKYLKGQHKLNKRHAKWVEFLESFPYVIKYKKGKENVVADALSRRYDGYLFREGKLCIPQGSVREVLIEESHSGGLMGHFGAAKTLAMLNEHFFWPKMRRDVERFCNRCIACKRAKSRIKPHGLYKPLPIPETPWSDISMDFVLGLPRSKNGRDSIFVVVDRFSKMAHFIACHKTDDAVNIANLFFKEVVRLHGMPRTIVSDRDAKFLSHFWRTLWGRLGTKLLFSTTCHPQTDGQTEVVNRILSTLLRAIIRKNLKAWEECLPHVEFAYNRAIHSATKYSPFEIVYGFNPLTPFDLMPLHWVWLHMRKERFPMQRRSKLLPRGDGPFQVLERINDNSYKL